From Apium graveolens cultivar Ventura chromosome 9, ASM990537v1, whole genome shotgun sequence, the proteins below share one genomic window:
- the LOC141685337 gene encoding uncharacterized protein LOC141685337, which produces MEKAFTLAVVREETKVNYASYFLKGEANYWWESARALEEEEVISWDRFKKIFLEKYLMMYMQTQMELKFFELKQEGMTVGEYEKKFTELARFVGDYVGTDEKRAKRFQQGLKPWLRSRVAAFELATYAEVVQKEMVIEGESDQNSKEKESKKRKFGSSGEGSAQGSQRGKNFKKFGFQKQGGPRSFKKGDNKSQRNRIQGQRFQQATNPECKFCNKRHTGNCNKADIVCYECNTKGHYVNECRNPKPSVTCFKYGKTGHMLRDCKAPGNKKLMQLTTAPFNQAMPSSVPILQIPSNQPSESATPVFPPSYPAQAWTFSINIKDAIRSSEVVVGTLSVNNINAKVLFDSGATRSFISESFIGKLNYEIELLVEPLSIILANQERVSVKGVCPRCRVEISGYSFPASLIPFQLGEFDVILGMDWLAVKGAHIDCKKKKVILKTPQGKKVEFKGHKQVKAFLTMIQAKILLRQGCEGYLAHVINRSKETPNIGSILIVSEFPDVFPDELPGLPLDHQIEFSIDLVPDMEPVSKIEEDHVKHLRIALETLRKEKLYAKFSKCELWLREVQFLGHIVSSEGIRVDRRRDLYSKRQPRNFKILIKDLDTKCKGIEE; this is translated from the exons atggagaaagctttcaccCTAGCTGTTGTTAGGGAAGAAACGAAGGTCAATTATGCGTCTTATTTTCTGAAAGGCgaagcgaactattggtgggagtcagccCGTGCTCTAGAAGAGGAAGAAGTTATTTcttgggatagattcaagaagattttctTAGAAAAATATTTAATGATGTATATGCAGACTCAAATGGAATTAAAGTTCTTTGAATTGAAGCAAGAAGGAATGACTGTGGGAGAGTACGAAAAGAAATTCAccgaattggctaggtttgttggAGATTACGTGGGCACGGATGAGAAGAGagcgaagagatttcaacaaggattgaaaccTTGGCTACGAAGCAGAGTGGCTGCTTTTGAATTGGCCACATATGCTGAAGTGGTCCAAAAGGAGATGGTGATCGAAGGAGAAAGTGACCAAAACTcaaaggagaaagagagtaagaaaagaaagtttggaAGTAGTGGAGAAGGATCGGCTCAAGGAAGCCAACGTGGAAAGAATTTCAAGAAGTTTGGATTCCAGAAACAAGGAGGACCCCGAAGCTTTAAGAAAGGTGATAATAAGAGTCAGAGGAATAGGATTCAAGGGCAGAGATTCCAGCAAGCAACAAATCCGGAGTGTAAATTTTGTAACAAGAGACACACTGGTAATTGCAATAAGGCTGACATCGTCTGTTACGAGTGCAATACGAAAGGTCATTATGTGAATGAGTGCCGAAACCCGAAGCCTTCTGTTACATGCTTTAAGTATGGAAAGACTGGTCACATGTTGAGGGATTGCAAGGCCCCCGGAAATAAAAAGTTGATGCAATTGACGACCGCTCCTTTCAATCAAGCAATGCCATCTTCTGTCCCAATTCTTCAAATTCCTTCAAATCAACCTTCTGAATCTGCAACTCCAGTGTTTCCTCCCTCCTATCCTGCTCAGGCCTGGACATTCAGCATAAACATCAAGGATGCTATTCGGAGTTCTGAAGTTGTGGTAGGTACGCTTTCTGTTAACAACATCAATGCTAAAGTGCTATTTGATTccggagctactagatctttcatATCTGAATCTTTTATTGGCAAGTTGAATTATGAAATTGAACTGTTAGTTGAACCCTTATCTATCATTTTGGCTAATCAAGAGCGAGTATCTGTTAAAGGTGTTTGCCCTCGGTGTAGAGTAGAGATTTCAGGCTATAGCTTCCCTGCTTCCCTCATACCTTTTCAactaggagaatttgacgttatattaggaatggattggttagcagtGAAGGGTGCTCATATAGATTgcaagaagaagaaagtgattcttAAGACCCCTCAAGGAAAGAAAGTAGAGTTTAAAGGACATAAACAAGTTAAAGCATTTCtgacaatgattcaagctaaaataTTGTTAAGACAAGGATGCGAAGGGTATTTGGCTCATGTAATTAATAGATCTAAGGAGACGCCGAATATAGGAAGTATTCTGATAGTTAGCGAATTTCCCGATGTATTTCCGGATGAACTTCCAGGATTGCCGCTTGACCATCAGATTGAATTTTCTATCGACTTAGTGCCCGACATGGAACCTGTATCGAAG ATCGAGGAAGATCATGTTAAACACCTGAGAATTGCTTTGGAGACCTTAAgaaaagagaagttgtatgcaaaattttcgaagtgtgaattaTGGTTGCGAGAAGTTCAGTTTCTAGGACACATTGTTAGTAGTGAAGGGATTCGAgttgaccggagaagagatttgtatTCAAAAAGACAACCAAGGAATTTTAAGATTCTCATCAAGGATTTGGATACCAAATGCAaaggaattgaagaatga